Proteins co-encoded in one Capsicum annuum cultivar UCD-10X-F1 chromosome 9, UCD10Xv1.1, whole genome shotgun sequence genomic window:
- the LOC107841747 gene encoding uncharacterized protein LOC107841747, protein MGNCIILQEKVVKVIKTDGKILEYKAPIKVYQILSQFPSHVISNSLQIIDQNLLPNDDLLSGQIYYLLPQLPMHPPPKSPKKKVKFANDQVLEKVKFANDQVLEKAKFANDQVNGKAKFENDQANEKAKFANDQANEMAKFTNEKAKFSNDQVIKKVKFANEKAKFANDEGNEKAKFANDQVIKKVKFANYDQANEKVNFANDQVNEVVKFANYDQVNEKVNFANDQVELLEANDKKKEVIRVKIVITKKQLQELLSNESGLIKVDDIIKSSTTIVDENTNNGKGWKPILDIIHELDYRGNSPFAALRFDLVVEIAPLPPCDQEVIKHHICSSKFKTNLISYIKTTMGNCIVLQEKVVKVIKTDEKILEYKAPIKVHQILSQFPNHVISNSLQIIDQNLLPNDDMLGGKIYYLLPILPRKPAVKKKVKFADDSKNVVRIKIVISKKELEALLMSNEGGLIAVDHIANHSVKKEHVIANDILHCSVVDDNSIDRSKGWKPVLDNIPEID, encoded by the exons ATGGGAAATTGTATAATTCTTCAAGAAAAAGTTGTAAAAGTGATAAAAACAGATGGGAAAATTCTTGAATACAAAGCTCCCATAAAAGTCTATCAAATTTTATCACAATTTCCTAGCCATGTAATTTCTAATTCCCTTCAAATTATTGATCAAAATCTTCTACCAAATGATGACTTGCTAAGTGGCCAAATTTATTATCTTTTGCCCCAATTACCAATGCATCCTCCTCCTAAATCACccaagaagaaggtcaagtttgcAAATGATCAAGTACTAGAAAAGGTCAAGTTTGCAAATGATCAAGTACTAGAAAAGGCCAAGTTTGCAAATGATCAAGTAAATGGGAAGGCCAAGTTTGAAAATGATCAAGCAAATGAGAAGGCCAAGTTTGCAAATGATCAAGCAAATGAGATGGCCAAGTTTACAAATGAGAAGGCCAAGTTTTCAAATGATCAAGTCATAAAAAAGGTCAAGTTTGCAAATGAGAAGGCTAAGTTTGCAAATGATGAAGGAAATGAGAAGGCCAAGTTTGCAAATGATCAAGTCATAAAGAAGGTCAAGTTTGCAAATTATGATCAAGCAAATGAGAAGGTTAACTTTGCAAATGATCAAGTAAATGAGGTGGTCAAGTTTGCAAATTATGATCAAGTAAATGAGAAGGTTAACTTTGCAAATGATCAAGTTGAATTATTAGAAGCCAATGACAAAAAGAAAGAGGTTATTAGGGTTAAAATTGTCATTACCAAGAAACAATTACAAGAATTATTGAGTAATGAAAGTGGATTAATCAAAGTTGATGATATAATCAAGAGTTCTACTACTATAGTTGATGAAAATACAAATAATGGTAAAGGATGGAAGCCTATTCTTGATATTATACATGAACTTGACTA TCGTGGAAATAGCCCCTTTGCTGCCCTGAGGTTTGATCTAGTCGTGGAAATAGCCCCTTTGCcgccatgtgatcaggaggttaTAA AACATCACATATGCTCgtccaaattcaaaacaaaccttATATCTTACATAAAAACAACAATGGGAAATTGCATAGTTCTTCAAGAAAAAGTTGTAAAAGTGATAAAAACAGATGAGAAGATTCTTGAATACAAAGCTCCCATCAAAGTCCATCAAATTTTATCACAATTTCCTAACCATGTAATATCTAATTCTCTTCAAATCATTGATCAAAATCTTTTACCAAATGATGATATGCTAGGTGGAAAAATTTACTATCTTTTACCTATATTACCTCGAAAACCAGCAGTaaaaaagaaggttaagtttgcTGATGATTCAAAAAATGTTGTAAGGATTAAGATTGTCATCAGTAAAAAAGAGCTTGAAGCTTTGTTGATGAGTAATGAAGGAGGATTAATCGCGGTTGATCATATCGCGAATCACAGTGTGAAGAAGGAACATGTTATCGCAAATGATATCTTACACTGTTCTGTTGTCGACGATAACAGTATTGATCGAAGTAAAGGATGGAAGCCTGTTCTTGATAATATACCTGAAATCGACTAG